Proteins encoded within one genomic window of Amycolatopsis nigrescens CSC17Ta-90:
- a CDS encoding aspartate aminotransferase family protein — MSERTLARRHRAVLPDWLALYYDDPIEIVRAEGRRVTDSEGNTYLDFFAGILTNAIGYGIAEISDAVRAQLDTGVLHTSTLYLIRKQVELAEQIAELSGIPDAKVFFTNSGTEANETALMLATQYRRSNQVLAFRNSYHGRAFATIGITGNRGWSASSLSPVKVSYVHGGYRYRGPFRGYSDADYVKACVDDLRDVLQTTTSGDVAAMIAEPIQGVGGFNVPPDGLLGAFKEVLDEHGILLISDEVQTGWGRTGEHFWGIQAHGVTPDAMTFAKGLGNGLAIGGVVARGDLMDCLQANSISTFGGNPVSTAGAKATLDYLLDNDLQGNAAKLGDRIIGGLREIGERYGVVGDVRGKGLMIGVELVEPGGTEPSPPAAGIVLEETKARGLLVGKGGLHNNVIRLAPPMTLTDSEAEEALRILGESIAKADEERSR, encoded by the coding sequence ATGAGCGAGCGGACACTGGCGCGGCGGCACCGGGCGGTGCTGCCGGACTGGCTGGCGTTGTACTACGACGACCCCATCGAGATCGTGCGGGCCGAGGGGCGCCGCGTCACCGACTCGGAGGGCAACACCTATCTCGACTTCTTCGCCGGGATTCTGACCAACGCGATCGGCTACGGGATCGCCGAGATCTCCGACGCGGTGCGCGCCCAGCTGGACACCGGGGTGCTGCACACCTCCACGCTGTACCTGATCCGCAAGCAGGTGGAGCTGGCCGAGCAGATCGCCGAGCTGTCCGGCATCCCGGACGCGAAGGTGTTCTTCACCAACTCCGGCACCGAGGCCAACGAGACCGCGTTGATGCTGGCCACCCAGTACCGCCGCAGCAACCAGGTGCTGGCGTTCCGGAACTCCTACCACGGCAGGGCGTTCGCCACGATCGGGATCACCGGCAACCGGGGCTGGTCGGCCAGTTCGCTGTCCCCGGTGAAGGTCAGCTACGTGCACGGCGGGTACCGCTACCGCGGCCCGTTCCGCGGCTACTCCGACGCGGACTACGTCAAGGCCTGCGTGGATGACCTGCGCGACGTATTGCAGACCACGACCTCCGGCGATGTGGCGGCGATGATCGCCGAGCCGATCCAGGGCGTCGGCGGGTTCAACGTGCCGCCGGACGGGCTGCTCGGCGCGTTCAAGGAGGTGCTCGACGAGCACGGCATCCTGCTCATCTCGGACGAGGTGCAGACCGGCTGGGGTCGCACCGGTGAGCACTTCTGGGGAATCCAGGCGCACGGGGTCACTCCGGACGCGATGACCTTCGCCAAGGGGCTCGGCAACGGGCTGGCGATCGGCGGGGTAGTCGCGCGCGGGGACCTGATGGACTGCCTGCAGGCGAACTCGATCTCCACCTTCGGCGGCAACCCGGTCTCCACCGCGGGTGCCAAGGCGACGCTGGACTACTTGCTGGACAACGATCTCCAGGGCAACGCGGCCAAGCTGGGTGACCGGATCATCGGCGGGCTACGGGAGATCGGGGAGCGGTACGGCGTGGTCGGCGACGTGCGCGGCAAGGGCCTGATGATCGGCGTCGAGCTGGTCGAGCCCGGCGGTACCGAACCGAGCCCGCCCGCGGCGGGCATCGTGCTGGAGGAGACCAAGGCGCGCGGGCTGCTGGTCGGCAAGGGCGGGCTGCACAACAACGTGATCCGGCTGGCGCCGCCGATGACACTGACCGACAGCGAGGCCGAAGAGGCACTACGGATCCTTGGCGAGTCGATCGCCAAGGCAGATGAGGAGCGCAGCAGGTGA